A genome region from Methanobacterium sp. includes the following:
- the hypE gene encoding hydrogenase expression/formation protein HypE, with protein MKIGMSHGAGGEIMQGLISDIILGNIKNKTVNGGVGLAELDDGATIPLGENEIVISTDSHTIDPLFFPGGDIGRISMAGTVNDVSVMGARPLAIANAMVISEGFNVDELERIIKSMDEVCQETGVAIVTGDTKVMENDKLDKMIICTTGIGIAPKGAITPDSGLEVGDKIILTGSVGDHGISLMSYREGFGFETDLKSDVAPVWGMVEAALAIGGVHAMKDPTRGGIANALNELASKSGVGMFLDDEKIPVKREVHAASEMLGIDPYEVANEGKVIMGVAPEKADEILEAIRKTKYGGEAQIIGEVTTDKHVILETELGGKRILEAPIADPVPRVC; from the coding sequence ATGAAAATCGGAATGTCACATGGGGCTGGCGGAGAGATAATGCAGGGTCTCATCTCAGATATAATACTGGGTAATATAAAAAACAAAACAGTTAATGGTGGGGTGGGACTGGCAGAACTGGATGATGGAGCCACCATCCCCCTGGGTGAAAATGAAATCGTAATCAGCACAGACAGCCATACCATTGACCCATTATTCTTCCCAGGAGGAGATATTGGTAGAATCTCAATGGCAGGCACTGTCAATGATGTATCGGTAATGGGTGCCCGTCCCCTGGCCATAGCCAATGCCATGGTAATCAGCGAAGGATTTAACGTGGATGAACTGGAACGTATAATTAAATCTATGGACGAGGTATGCCAGGAAACAGGTGTGGCCATTGTAACTGGGGATACCAAGGTAATGGAGAATGATAAATTAGATAAGATGATTATCTGCACCACAGGGATTGGTATTGCCCCTAAAGGTGCTATCACCCCGGATTCAGGACTCGAAGTGGGAGATAAAATCATCCTCACCGGAAGCGTGGGAGACCATGGAATATCATTAATGAGTTACCGTGAAGGTTTTGGCTTTGAAACAGACTTAAAATCCGATGTGGCTCCAGTGTGGGGTATGGTAGAGGCAGCACTAGCCATTGGTGGAGTGCATGCCATGAAAGACCCAACCCGTGGTGGAATAGCCAACGCCCTCAATGAACTGGCCTCAAAGTCAGGTGTGGGAATGTTCCTGGATGATGAGAAGATACCAGTTAAAAGGGAAGTTCACGCTGCATCAGAGATGCTGGGAATAGATCCTTACGAAGTGGCCAATGAAGGAAAGGTCATCATGGGAGTGGCCCCTGAAAAGGCTGATGAAATTTTGGAAGCCATTCGCAAAACCAAGTATGGTGGGGAGGCCCAGATAATTGGTGAGGTAACCACTGATAAACACGTGATCCTGGAAACAGAACTGGGTGGTAAGAGAATACTGGAGGCACCCATAGCAGATCCAGTTCCCAGGGTATGTTAA
- a CDS encoding RDD family protein, translating to MQEFWGRRLAALIIDAIFITLLMWVLTAIIYPVLAWTNLYSVLNYWLVLLGVLIILYFTLMEGKWFTTLGKGLMKLKVQAADGDMNYKMAFLRNISKFLWIPLVLDIIIGFARSKEGTRQRYLDQVARTTVIKVE from the coding sequence ATGCAGGAATTTTGGGGTAGAAGACTGGCTGCTTTAATAATTGATGCAATTTTCATCACTCTACTTATGTGGGTCTTAACTGCCATAATTTACCCAGTACTAGCATGGACTAATCTATATTCAGTTTTGAACTACTGGCTTGTATTGTTGGGTGTGCTGATAATTTTATACTTTACCTTAATGGAAGGAAAATGGTTCACCACACTGGGCAAAGGCTTAATGAAGCTTAAAGTGCAGGCTGCTGATGGAGATATGAACTATAAAATGGCATTCCTACGAAACATCTCTAAATTCCTCTGGATCCCACTGGTGCTTGACATAATAATAGGGTTTGCCAGAAGTAAAGAAGGAACACGGCAAAGATATCTGGACCAAGTTGCCAGGACCACTGTAATTAAAGTGGAATAA
- a CDS encoding DUF5654 family protein, giving the protein MKKKANEVKGQVLQTIATLITTAFGLIAALAWNEAIKAIILQFLPKGSDLWGLLIYAVVITIIAVVATILIARAISQPEEVQLVKIVDE; this is encoded by the coding sequence ATGAAAAAAAAGGCCAACGAAGTTAAAGGACAGGTACTTCAAACCATTGCAACATTAATCACCACCGCATTTGGATTAATCGCAGCACTAGCATGGAATGAAGCAATAAAAGCAATTATATTGCAGTTTCTTCCAAAAGGAAGTGATTTATGGGGTTTATTAATATATGCAGTGGTCATCACCATTATAGCTGTGGTGGCGACCATACTAATCGCCAGGGCCATATCTCAACCAGAAGAGGTTCAACTGGTTAAGATCGTGGATGAATAA